The DNA sequence AGACAATGATGTCCACAAATTGTTTTACATGCCATGGCATCCTGTAAATCAGTTTACCATAAACTCCACTGGATTACATATTGGCCTGATTATGTAACATTTCTGATTATTTTCCCAAGATAGGTTTTAGAAAGAAATATGTAACATGATATTTATTACAGACGAAAAAAGAATCATATGTTCAATCGGTacatttccaaaaataaatttttgcaaattttaaagtttaatcAATTAGGTATTTGTAGTCAGTAGACAGTGGCGGAGTGTGGAAATTGGAAAATTTCAGTGTGGAAATTTGTAGAAAAGGTCACATCAGGGGTCACATCAACAGCATTAAAAAACACCCTTAAAATaatgaacatgtgtttttttgatccagtaagAACATAGGCTTTTAGGTTACTAGATTATATGTACTGAAATGTACATCTGCTTGTTTAAAGATGGaataaaaaatgacacacagccgtgaatgaaaaatgaaaacattgtgaatgtgtgaatagTGATCCCACTGCAGTCTTGACATGTGACTGAAGAGTAGAAATGGTTGGATTGAAATGAAAGATAATAGCGCCttataatgataatgataaggATTTTTGTAACTTCCGTGACTTGCATGACTTGCAATCCTTCTAAAAATAACTGgctttgtgaattaaaaaaaccaaaaacatttccacttaCACGGAACTGTAAGTGATCTGTGGTGATGTCAGGGATGTGGGTTTGAGATGTTTATCACCAATCCTGAGACTCACAGAGTTGTGGCAGTATTGCATTCCTGCAATCCTGCCCTacttattatatttttttattcagtacATTTGTGAGGGACACCCAGGTTATTACTAACATTAGATATAATGGCAAGTGTATATTATTCAGTTGCTTTGTAGGTAGATATACAGTAAGAGGGATTCAACTCTCATATCTGTAAGAAGTGTAAAACTATAGCATTGCTAAAGCTCTGAAGTGGTTAGCTTAAATGGTGAACTAGGGACAAGGGGTTTAGCTAACATGTTGGTCTCCAGTCAAGGTTCATAACTTAACAACTACCCAAATATCTAAAGCTCAACAGGAAGAGTAGGAGAAACAGGGAAGCCTTTACACATACTCCATGTTATCCTCATTGCTAGCATAGctatcataacaaacagagagCAATATAGAACATATTCCAATTGCTAGCTTAGAATAGTATAACAATTTAGGCTAGCCCTGTTTAAGATATATATTTAGGTACATAGGCTATAGGCCTCATTGTGAatggttaaacatttaaaatccaaacaaaataaatgcaaacaaaactaGTTTAAAACCTCAAAGCTGTTGTTAAACCTAATCTGTAGAGGTTAAAAGACAAATTGTAAAGCTCACTGTTATCGCTACTTAGCATTCAATCTataattgttttctctttcccaCAGGACAGAGACTTCTGCCTGCTTCACCCGGGAGACCCGTTGTTCCAGACATTCTCAGGTGAAACACTGAGTTATAAAGGAAAAGAACCTCTTTATCCTTTCTTCATCAATGAATGTGCTTATTACGAGAAGGGCATCGCTCTCTCCCTCGCAAGAAAAAGGCGTGTGATCATTCCTGCAATCCGGgtgcagacagaggaggagcaaCAGGCTAACGAAGAGAGTTTTGCATCGGAGGAAGAAGATTGAGGATGGACTTGACATGATGAGACTGACGTGACCATTAATTCAATTTTACAAAAAGCGTTTATTGAAACGACAGCTGATGATGGACTAATCATAAATACACTCGCATACTGTACAGTCACACAAATAATATTTAGGTGGAAATTTGTCATGGTTTCAGGTCCATAGAATGAACAACACATTCACTGTTGACTCACACAATTACAGTCATTTAGTGTTTACACTATAGAGGATTCAGGGATAGAACAATTTCTTGAATTAAAATACTGAATATGCAAAATACATCTTGTTCATCATAATACCCATAAGACCACACACAGTGCATCATTTTCAGACATTCTTTAGTTTTTTGAAACCGTGAAAGGTGGTGCTTAATATATTACAGACATATAGCATGGCTTTTAGGGTTAAAGCGattcttttctaaatgtatttttattttatttcatatacattgtctaaaaaatatatattcacgACTGATCACTCCAGCAATATTCAGGATATGTTCAACAATAATTTAAGTGCAAAAGAATACTGTTGTTTATCACCATATGGCCTTTGAATTACATTCATAATGCCTTACAGGGAAATACGCTTTCCCTTAGATCCTGTTGAATGGAAATGACATAAATTAATAATACACAGAGGAactcattaaataaataatacaactgAGATAACAAAGGATGAGGAAACCAATGTATGTAAGGACAACAAAACGAGGAAAGTTCACGACAGTTTTGACAAAATGTCCacctttgggttttttttttttttaactacaaaagcctaaaaaatgaatcaaaatgttacaaatatgcttgaaaataacaaagaaagcAATACcatgggtgaaaaaaaaaattataaacaaAGTCTGACCTGAATAAtggcatgaataaataaacatcactTAAAAAAAGGGTGTACCAGATCAATTATAACAGCATGTATAGTAACAATCAATGCCAATCTCCCTGTACTCCTTACTAAAGCCTTCTTTCCCTGACTTTGTTTTAAAGCAGCTGAAGTGAAAGACTGACTACACAACAGCACTCTTATGCAATAAACTTGAACTAACAGTGCTGCAGTTTCACAGAAACAAGCTCAGGGTGTGTCCAGTACATCGTACTCCTACAGCAAGGTGTTTTTGATAATCGAACAAAGGGGAAATGTCACCACACCCATCAGTAAATCTGTAGTTTGAAGGTAAAATTGAATGGGAGCGCATGTGAACTGTCTATAATTACTCCACATGGCGCATGAATGCTGTGTGTGAACAGCTGCGGGTACAATCGGTCACTGAACCTGTTAATCGTAAGCTTAATATTCTCTTTTAAATAAGTTTGGCTATCCATGGGAATAGTTAAACCTTGCTATATCATTCAACCCTCTCAGGTTTCTTGCCCTCTTACAGCTTTTAGGCATCTGATTGAATGCATTTCTAATTGTTAGCGATTAACTAAAGGGTACTATtttcttgaaaaaaatatttttcaattgtgaccccccccccccccttattcAGAACTTGGAAGAATTTTTTGATAATGGAACTCAGATAAGCTTATCATTTTCAGCTTGCCGTTAAGTTTCTCTGACCATATGCTGCAATCTCATCTCAACATCTTTCTCAACCTTTTTGATAAAAAATTCCAATAACCCTTAACCCTTCCTTAATCTTTTAATGCAGCAGATAGGGTCATAACCATAGAGCGCCTGCACTTTAATCTATCAGAGGGCAAAACACATAGATTAACCCACATCCCATTCCTCTGAGaccattataaaaaaaaaagcatcttgttGTCTGAGTGGCATATTTCATCAGGGCAGGAATTCACTGCAGAATCGCAGTCTATGCCACCCTGTAGGCGGTCATGCGGTAGTAGTTCTGACTATGGCTGCGGGCCGCCCACACGAGCAGTGCAGCGGCCATCATGTGGAGcggagaggagatgagggcCAAGTAGAGGGACCAGCCCAGGGAGCCATCCACCTTATCAGGCAGCATTGACACCCTGTGGAGCAGGTCCATCCCAGCCAGGTAGCAGCACACTGTGGCTAAGGTGCAGAGACCTGCAGGGCACAAAATCAGGGGACTCCTTTAGATTATTGTTTTGAAACATACATTTCATGTTAAACCTGTTATAGACTTTATATCTGCTCACCATGGCGTGTTAACATGGTCTTCAGACATTATCATGAAGCTCAAATTAGGCTCTCAGCACAGCTAGCATGATTGTACAGTTTAGTGCCCTCTTTCAATAAAAAGGGTGTTTTCTAATAGATTCATGAAAGTTTCCCTCACCAAATTAAGATTTCCTATTTGCTACTGCACAAATTGATCATTAGGAATAAACTTCATTCTGATTTTGACGTGTTACATACTGcacatgattttttaaaaatgtatttaattgtgAGTTGGTGCAAACTGATTCTTAGATGTAGTTGCTTGATAAACCATCATATCGACTTGAACAGTACAGATCTTACCAGCCagcaggtgaagtatccctatGCCGAGGGTGGGGGCGAGGCTTCGGCAGAGGCAGGCACAGAACCCAGTCAGGCCCGCCAGCACCACCAGACCCAGGGACACCAGCGGCAGCAGAAACTGGAACCTCCACAAGTCTTTACGTACATGCAGACAAAGAAAGTAATGAGTCAGTGTGCATCAAAGCTATCGATTTCTTCATCTTAATCCTCCTTTTAAACATGACAGAAGAAACTGCCCTTATTAGGGACCATGTATTATTCAATATCACATATTGTTCATACATATTGTATTAGGCAGAGAAGAGGCTGAATCTGTTACAGATTTTACACAAAGCTTTATTATTAGAATAACCTGTTGTGACGAGACTTACATGTGCGCAGCATGTCCTCTCCACTGTTGTGGTTTCCGGGTTCTTTATACTTGGGAGTGAACTGCTGAGTTAGGCTGAAGCTTCGACACTCCAGCGCCATCTTTGCATCTGAAAGACGAAATTAACACAAAGACCCTGTGTCTGAGTCTTGTATTCATCCAGCTACTTTAAAtcacttaaaatgaaaaagtattttaaaaaagaaattctgGGCTACATTCTTGAAGTTTTTCTCATTCAGTGGAACCACTGCAGCAGATGATTCAAGTCAGTGCTTCTCAAACTTAAGGGCCCTTAATTCTGTCATGCCCCTCCTTGAATGGGGGAAAATAtctgtgaccccccccccccaccaaatCAAATTTGTGACTGACAGGGCCCAGtttaactttaataaaaatacatccttttcatttcactataatgtgtgtgtgcaaacaccCAGAGGAATAGCAATTATTTCCGCTTTCTATCAACAGCGTCATATCAACTTTAACTACTCATGATATAGCCTAATAGTTAAAAGATGTCAAATCAGATAACTGTATAAACGATGACTGtatatattttactttaattcTTATATCgtatacttttttaaattttttaatcttgttaatatgtaggcctataggctacattttttaaactttaaaatgtcacacaacAGAGTGGCTTGATATAAATCTTCTCAGTTTAATCCGACTCTGTGATCTTTAGGGACCACAAGATCACACAGAAATTTAAAGAAGGCTACTAGCTGCTTGTTGTAACACAGCCCAAATAGTTGATTTTAACATACATCTGATTGGGCAAATAGCCAACCATATGTTGTGATTTTGGAAATCTCAAGTGGGGaacatgttgaaatgaaatgtaaaaaaacgaACAAAAACCTTTAAGTGAAATGAGTCCCTTCATCTGACACCTTCCCCAAGCAATTCCAGGAGTGAATATAATCAAAGAAACAGCTGATGgtcctgtttgcttttgtaggtgaTAAAGAATCTTCAGAATTAAATTGAACTCTGATTCATAACCAGCTgaaatctcctcacaggagcctTAAGAACAACATGCATGGCGGAGAACGTGACGTAGACTTGGTGATCaatcaaaataaacagaatgaaCCCGCAGTACATAAGAGCCACAAAGTAGAGCTAATAGCACCAGTAGCCCAAGGGTTTAAACAGCTTATATCTGGGGAATGAATGAGCCACATCTGATGGCATCCACCTGAGACAAGGTGTGGCTCATTCTGAAAACACTTCTTTACAGTTTGGATTACTCATGCGCCTGTAGAAGAAGTGACAGAGCAGTGTAATTGGGCAGCTTATGACAGCTGTATAGGCTACATACCTGTTTCTTTGTACCAGTTCGCGTTGGCAGGGACGAGCACACACCGCCACCACAGGCCCACAGTCCCATTGAGGCGGAACAGTGTGTCGCTGTAGGTTTTCTCATCAAACTCCCCATCCATGAACTCCTCATACAGGGAGCGCAGCTCAGACACGTTGGCCTCTCCTCGGACGGTGGGGCTGCTGTACTGGTACCAGTGCTGCGTCCCGACGGCCACCGACAGATACACAGTGGCCAGTATGCTCAGCACACAGGCGATGACCAGAGCTGTAGCGTAGCGGTTGTCAACCATTGTTCACCGATCAAGAGACGCGTCAAAAGGGGATTAAGTTGACGCAAGCGGTCGACTCGTCGCTCATCAATGTCGACAAATCTGCGATGGTTCTTGTCAAAAGCCCTGGTCCGAGTCACACTGACATCGTCAAGGCTGCACAATATAGCCTAGTGTACTGCACAATAGAGAAAGACAACATCCTGTGTTAATGTTTGGCACTCATCCCCAAACCTGTCCCAACAGTCAGCGTCAGCAGCCCTACAGGCCGGGTTGGATGCGCCATCTGTTCCCTTGTCCCACTTCCACAGATGGTGGTTGGCCAGACGCTGCAgcagatatcacacacacagcaagtcCGTCAATTCCGCACTAAGACAGTGAAATAGGCCGGTATTATTATAGGAAACGATGTGCTCCAATAAGCATCAGACTGCAAGTGCAAATTGGTTCTTTTGTCTTGGAAGGCAGGCTAACGCCGGTTGCGCCCAGGATGAAGCGAATTGTAAACACACTAATCCATGCGTTTTCCGTTTCCGGTTCGGCTGATCATCAGGGCTACAGTAACCTGCATGTCCTCATGTTTTCCATCGATGAGACCGAGAGAGCAGTGAAACACAAGGCGGGGGTCGTTAGAGCAACGTGCAACACTGGGGAAGTACGTTTTGGATTTTGTAGTTCACATATTGTTATAATAACAATACTGGTACTAGttataatagtaataataataattattatggtaacactttaaattaaaggtgcacAAATGTGAAAGAAATTGGTCCCTGgaaaactgtttgaagataaaatgctaggCGAGGCATTATGGTGGGGGGCTCGCAACATTGAAACCGTAACCAttggcaacctccggtcttgaaagaTTAAGTCAATACGgaaatgcaaaatcctgcagttcgttgagtgtccgcttgaggctggctccatgcaggagcccctgaagtcacTTACACACCACAGCCGAAAAAtcctatttttacagcagaaatgaacatgtttgcagcctggTACAACAAACTCATAGGTCCGATTAGTTAGTGtgatcatgggcacacactgtacggtgcgtagctgacatgactgACAGGCTCTCGGCCTATTgttaggctgactgaaagttaggctgaggcGGGATTTCTGGAACCCCCTGGCGtgcgtcactcaggcttcgtccattaatatatACCCTATATGAGGAGGGTATTGAGCtcaaactcttagttaatggcTTATTAGCAATCAACTGTGGTCATGTAGAATACTGtatttataattatttaataatgactaataagcagcaagtatgctactaattagcatggtTATAAGCAACTAGTTAGTGAATATTGGGAACTGAGTTACcacaataataatagtaatactaccactactaagcctactactactactacttataataatccatccatccattatctataccacttttcccgttgcggggggctggagccgatgctagttgtcattgggcgagaggcggggtacaccccggactgtttgccagtcaatcacacgGCTGACTTATAGAGACAGAGAACCAGCCACACTCATTCACACCtatgggcaatttagagtcaccaatcaacctaaaaaacatgtctttggactgtgggaggatgTGCAACACATGGGAGAACATGCCAACTGCACATAGAGAGGTCAGGTCCGACTGGAATTCGAAGCAGGAACCTcttcgctgtgaggcaacagcgctaaccactgcaccacagtACAGCCCTActtataataattataacaataataataataataaataacataGTTAAAATTGTAAAAGTTGTATTGCAATATGGTGCTCCATTTATTTTTGGGAGAGgcctcatttttttctttccttttttttaagtggtcGCAAATTTAAATATTAAGTTTTTGATCTATTTTTGTCCTGCAGTTAGTTGGACAACAGAGTAATAATCAGAGATATCACTATAAACTTGACTCTATTTCACTTCCAGCTTAAAGCAGCAGCTCTCGATTGTTGTACAgatttcctcttccttcttgctgtaaaacaaacaaattcctCATTTCTATTAGTGAAAGATAAAAAGTTTACAATTATAAATGTACTCTGTGTATAGTCATACACATTTGCTTAAAAATGCCAAATGGAAGTTTTGATACACACATCtctcaacatgtttgttttgtattgagtaaaaaaaaaatcttatatcCAAAGTAAAATGTGCACCACTcctatttctctctttctgagcGGACAGGTTTCACTGACACAAGGATGACTGCAACAGACTGACTGCAAGATATTATTGTGAAAATCGATTATATAAAACTACAAGCATTGTTTATAACTGTagtgtcctttttttaagaaatcCGGAAAATAGGCAGGGTCAGTTTTTGCCTGTGACCGGACCAACAAagacatcaacattttaaactctaaatCTAACTGTCCTTTTTAAGTTCTAActggtgttttaaagcttgtttgtctttcttcagaGACTGGACCCAGGAGACCAACAAACTGAGTACTGAAAGCTTTATTCATCTTTCTCAGAATCCAAAGCAGTGAGCCGCCTGCAGACGACTCACCAAGACAAAGAATATCCCACAATATATACTTATTTTGCTGAGGGCGTGAAGATGGTATCCGCCTGCTCCACCATTAGATTCTCCGACTTCATGAAATACAGGCTTCATGTCTCTATCTATGTCCCACGCGAGCTTGACAGCTCTATCTATGTCCCACATGGGCTTTATAGCTCCAACTATGTCCCACATGGGCTTCATAGCTCCAACTATGTCCCACATGGGCTTTATAGCTCCAACTATGTCCCACATGGGCTTCATAGCTCCAGCCATACCCCACGTGGGCTTCACAGCCCCAGCCATGTCCCATACATTGCCACATGCTATTTTCAGAAGTTAGCAGTCAAAAAACCTACAGCAATGTCATGTCTTCTTGATAAATGGGCTAAATATCTGGCCAACCATCTTGTGACCAGACATcgacacaccaacataacatGTATGTCAGGTTTTCTTGGAATGATGGTcgtttttcttgtatttttcccTCCTTCACCTCTCGTAAATGTCAGGTTAGCCTAAGATTTATTACTTAATTACCCCAAAAGCGAGCTTGTATGAAACTTGAGACCTCACATTTTTTAGACCATGCAAAACCTCAACGGATTACCTAAAGCTTCACCTACATTGACGGATTTCACTTTGTAGGCTCAGTTTGAATTCATGTACACATGTGCCTTTGTGCATTTCATCCTTAGTTGATTATGTTATGTTTATAATATGCAACCCTCAcactattgttatttatttatctaactTGCATAATATGTGTCTATTAGTTCATTATTATACTGAAATACTATTATGATTATTCATGACCACTCTATATAAATGTTGATTATAAGGAACATAAATACATGCCTTCAGGTGGGACACTACATAATCTATGCTCAAATAAAAGCTACTGACCATATAGATACCTTGACACACTCTTTAACAAACCAACATTTCAAAaatcaaaagacaaaatataatTTCTTCAAAGAGTTTTTATTCTGATCATGGTAAACTTTCTGACAGGTATAATACAAACAGCAAAAAGTCTCACAGAATACAGCTATGCAGTATTACATAAATATAATTTGAATAAATAAGAAAGTTGACAGTGCATTGTTTTTGAATAGATATCCcttaaaaataattgaatacaTTAGTTAAGGGGTGTGCAGCTTGAGATGtgttcctttaaaatgtttaaagacatttttctaTCTATAATAATCCTGTTGAAGCTTAACAtgaattttacatttatttgtgaaTACAGACAGATTTAAATTATTATAAGTTATAGTTAAACTTGTACAAAGTTAAATTAGATGAAGACTACCAAAATCCACTTTGTATTCTACCTTttcacagaaacatcaacaatTTCTCTATCTGCTCATGTCAAACTAAAGACTTAAATACAGTTCAGGCAGAAATGAGAGTGattttacagttttcttttcagtgtgGCTGGTTTTACCTGTTTGGCAATCAAAAAAGACAAGACTCAACAAGACAGCATGAGTTACTCTCACTAGATAATTTACAGTACACagtaaatcaagacacaattgTTCATGAATAGTGCAATAATTTTCTGATATCCTAGAGTTAAATAGAAGtgatgttgtattgtattgttgATAATTCTAATGATGATTCAGTGGACCAGATGTAGTCATTCTGTTCGGCCCAGGGTCCTGGACCCTCCCGGATATACACGTTCAGTTTCAACAGACAAATCTAATCCACTCTCATAACTAGTAAATGGTCAGTGCAAAGTTCAATTTATAGTGAGTTCATCCAAAGCAAGGTTGACGACAATCTTGGATATTTACTCACAACGCAATCAGTTTTCATACCAGTAATGGCAGTCCTGTTCTGTTTTAATTGGTAATCAATGCTGATGCTATTGCTGGTTTGACAGTAGCCATGACAAGGGTACCAGACACAATGCAGTGAGGAGACTGATCTTGTGACTTATTCCACTTGAAGCTGTaaatgaggagaaaatgaaaacatattaGTTGAATAAACACTTTTGAAAATGGATACATTTTGGATCAGGCAGAGCTGAATATTTCTTACATATGCCATTAATGGTGATAGAGGTTCCTTCAATGTCAAAGCCAACTACAGTTGATGAAACATTGACCAAAACTTCTGCAATCTGAGTGCCATTAGGAACAAATGTGCTGAGAAATGCAAGATTCATCAAATTGACGATTGATCCATTTCTGCAGAGGGAAAGGAAATAATATTTTGTCAGATTCAAGTTCAAGATAATAATCTAAAATTGTAACTTGGTCATTGTGAAAAAGTACCTAAAGCCGGTGACGTCCAAAGACCTGAATGAGGATGGAAATGCATTTCGAAACTGAGGttgaagctgcagaaacaaaaacaaaaatattaaaaaacatgcaatatATTCAATGCAATATTTTGCCTTAGGTCACCTCACTATGTGTTGGATAAGATCATTGTGAtcagaaaatcaaataaattataGGTTTCTTGAGTATGAAGATTTGATTGTGATGTCTGGGACGCACCTGTGTCTTTATCATTGAAGCTCGGTTCTGAAAAGCCTGGGATGATGTATCCAGCAAATCAGTTGTAAAAGGGATGAGAACAGATCTGAAAGTCACGTTTACAACTATATCTGACGCAGAAGTAGGTGCTGCAGTGGCTGGTGCTGCAGTGGCTGGTGCTGCAGT is a window from the Labrus mixtus chromosome 23, fLabMix1.1, whole genome shotgun sequence genome containing:
- the LOC132958141 gene encoding claudin domain-containing protein 1-like — its product is MVDNRYATALVIACVLSILATVYLSVAVGTQHWYQYSSPTVRGEANVSELRSLYEEFMDGEFDEKTYSDTLFRLNGTVGLWWRCVLVPANANWYKETDAKMALECRSFSLTQQFTPKYKEPGNHNSGEDMLRTYLWRFQFLLPLVSLGLVVLAGLTGFCACLCRSLAPTLGIGILHLLAGLCTLATVCCYLAGMDLLHRVSMLPDKVDGSLGWSLYLALISSPLHMMAAALLVWAARSHSQNYYRMTAYRVA